GTACTATTATACACTGATTAATCAATAATAACTGTTTAATATAATACATTTCATAAGTCAATAATATAATTTTATATTTTATATTTTATAATTTAAAAATTAAAAGTGCACAGTTTTTGAATAAATCTTCCAATTTTTCAAGTTAGATTTTTGTTATAAACTTTAAAAAAAGAGCTGACAAAAGAATTGGAAAGCAATAGAATAGTAGTTGAAAAAATGGGGTTTAGTATATTAAATTGTAACCATAGCTTAAAGCAAGGACGTTAAGTAGTAGAAAGACATTGGTAATGAAATAAGTAAGCTTAGACAGAGGAATAACTAATTTCATAAACATTTGGTGTTTGTAATAGTTCTAACCTTTCTCAACTCAGAAAAAAATAGATGGTTGAGAATAGCTTTTTGGTAGGAAAGGTTTTATACAGCGTGTGATGATCCTTTGTTGAGAATACATACATGTATATTTTTTTAGGGGAACCAGTTGCATTTCCTTAAAATACGAATTTAGGAGGTAAAAAGATGATAAAAGAAAAAGCGGAAGCTAAGGCAATAAAATATGTAAAGGAAGGATGGGGAAGTAGAGCTGCAGTGTTTCATGCTGTATATGATCTCTTTGAAACTGATATATCTCTTGAAACGTGCAATAGGATTTGCTGTATATTAAGCCCTTTTACTGCGGCTGCTTCAGCTATTTATGAAAATGGTAAAGGTTATGGCCTTACCATTTGTGGAGCATTAGCTGGTGCTTTGGCTGCATTTAGTTTGGTCCATGGTCCTAAAGAGCTTCCTTATGGTTTTTGGACGGAAGGTATGAAACCAGATGGTTGGCTAAGGGAAGTCCTTGACAATCCAGATATTTCTCCTGAAGAGAAGGTACGTATTTTCTATGATCGTGGTAAGTCATTATTTAGTCCAACTCAACAAATAGTTCGCTCTTTCAAAGAGCATTTTGGTGCTACCGATTGTTTATATTTGGAGGAGCCTTATGGCGATCCAATATCAAGAGAATGCTTTAGGAATTGTGGCAAAGTTATAGTTCCTTGGACAGCAGGAATGGTAGCGCAAATTATTTTAGATTATGAAAAAAATCCAGATCAATTTGAAGTAGATGACAGAAATGTTCACATGACTGTAGTGAGAAAAAGCAAAGGAGATATTTCTTTGTAATCTCCTAACTTAGCAAGTTAGGATTTTTAAATATTTGTTTAGAAAATTTAAGCATTGATTTATTATTAAATAATGATAAATTATAAAACTCTAATAACTAATAGTATATTTTGTTAGAATAATAAAAAAAGTGAGATGTATGTATTATGAAAAGTTTTGAAGAATTAGGCCTTTCTGAGAATATATTGAGAGCCTTAAAGAAAAAGGGATTTGAAGAGCCTACCCCTATTCAGGAGAAAGTAATACCCTTATTATTAACTGAGCAAGTTGATATTGTTGGACAAGCTCAAACGGGGACAGGTAAAACGGCAGCATTTGGTCTACCTTTAGTTGATCTATTAAAAGAGAAGGGTGGTTATATTCAGGCAGCAATTTTAACCCCAACAAGAGAGTTGGCTTTGCAAATAGCTGAGGAGCTCAATTCATTTAAAGGCCATAAAAATATAAGTATCACACCAATATATGGTGGTCAATCAATGGAATTGCAATTAAAACGATTAAGAGATGGGGTAGATATTGTTGTGGGGACCCCTGGTCGAATTATTGATCATTTAGGCAGAAAAACATTAGATTTGGGCAAAATAGATTATTTGATTATTGATGAAGCTGATGAAATGTTAAATATGGGTTTTATCGATGAGATTGAAGAGATTCTAAAGAATACAAATTTAAACAAAAGAACATTATTGTTTTCTGCTACAATGCCAAGTGCAATATTATCAGTAGCGAAAAAATATATGAGAAAATATGAGTTTG
The sequence above is a segment of the Deferribacterota bacterium genome. Coding sequences within it:
- a CDS encoding C-GCAxxG-C-C family (seleno)protein, with amino-acid sequence MIKEKAEAKAIKYVKEGWGSRAAVFHAVYDLFETDISLETCNRICCILSPFTAAASAIYENGKGYGLTICGALAGALAAFSLVHGPKELPYGFWTEGMKPDGWLREVLDNPDISPEEKVRIFYDRGKSLFSPTQQIVRSFKEHFGATDCLYLEEPYGDPISRECFRNCGKVIVPWTAGMVAQIILDYEKNPDQFEVDDRNVHMTVVRKSKGDISL